In Bradyrhizobium sp. 195, the sequence CTTGGCCTGGCAGCGCAATAGCGGCGTTGTCGCCAACAACAACGAATTCGCTAGCCGCACTAACCCATCTGGCCTGGCGCCACAGAATTCCACCCGTTTCGACGATGGTCGTGTCGGTGGCACCATCGGCGTAGGCGTCGAGCAAGCACTCACGAATGCATGGTCCTTGAGCCTTGAGTACGATTATCTGAAGTTCAACGGATCAAGTGTTGCGACTCCTCCGACCCTGCAATATCCGCCGCCGGCAACCGTCCCCGCCAACACCACCGGCCTGTCCAGCAGCTATCACATCGGAAAACTTGGACTGAACTACCATTTTGACGCACTCCCACAGACGCCAGGATGGCGAGATACGCCGCCATACGCAACGAAGCCGACCGTCAGCGCCTCGCCCAGTGGCCTTGCTGACGGGTGGTCGCTGGAAGGCGGCACACGGCTGTGGTTGAGCCGGGGGAGGTTTCAATGGGACCTCGGGAGTACTGATCTTATATCAAGGCTCACCTATCATGGGCTGGACGGGATTTCCGGTGAGTTGTTCGAGCGGCTGGACAGCCCTTGGGGAATCTTTCTGAAGGGCAATATCGGAGTTGGGCGCTTCAACAACGGAAAAATGAACGATGAAGATTGGGGCGTGGACCCGCTCCCTTATCGCAACACAATATCGGGCCAGGGCAACGGAAGGTTCACGTACTACACCGCCGATGCCGGTTACGATTTCCTGCATGGCAGCACCTCCAAGGTTGGTGGGTTTATGGGCTGGAGCTACTACGGCCAGAAGTCTGACACGATAGGCTGCGTTCAGATCGCCTCGCCCTACGCTCCATGTCTGGCGCCAGGCGATAAAAGGATTGTGGGCAGCCAAGACACTGATTGGAATGCGCTGCGCATCGGGCTTAGCGCTGAGACCATGTTGCTCGATCGCTGGCGCATGAGCGCCGATGTTGCTTACCTGCCGTGGACGGATTTCCAGGGGCGCGACAACCATCTGCTGCGCCCGTTCACGACCTTCTACGATCAACGCGGGAGTGGTGGCGGTGGTGTGCAGGTCGAGGCAGTTTTATCCTACTTCATCACCAAGAACTTCAGCGTCGGCGTCGGTGGTCGTTATTGGGCCATGTGGACTCCTAACCAGCAAAAGCAACTCACAACCATAGCCGAGGAAGCCGGCCGCCGTCCTGTTACTCACGGCCCCTTTCCCGGGGACTATCGCATGGAGCGGTGGGGCACGTTCTTCCAGGCCTCCTACAAATTTGACTGAACTGTTCGCTCCAGCTCCGTCCGCTCGACGTTGATCTAGAATCAAACGTCGAGCGTGCGAAGATCTGGTAATTGCTATGGCTGCCTACAACGGCATCCTGGATCATCCCGTTCAGCATGGAATCTGCGCGCGCAATTTACGATTGCGCCATTTTGGTTGGACCGAGGTGTTTAGTCCCGGCATTTGCTGGAGCGGGTCGAGCTTGAATCGTCCTGGCTGGGAAGTCCATTTGCAGATGTATTCGTAGGGTGTGAGGCCCTTCAGGGTCTTCAGCCGTCGATCGTGGTTGTCGGCGGTGATGAAGTCGGCAAGATGAGTTTCGAGCTGAACGTGTCGATCGTAATGGTAGCGTTGGACGGCCGCGTCCCTTGATCGTGCGGTTCATGCGCTCGACCTGGGCATTGGTCCAGGGATGCTTGACCTTGGTCAGGCGATCTTCGATCGCGTTTTCCTGGAATCGCATATCGAACTTATGCGTCACATAGCTTGCCGTCTGTGGCATTCGAACTCGTCGGCGGCCTGGTCGCGCATCAGCTCGAAGGCGCCTCGTCGCTCGATCAGCGTCTGCCCTTCTGCCGTCAGTCGCTCCAGCTCGACGGATTTGATCTCGCTGCCGTCATGCTCGCGCTGCGACCGCTGCTGCGCCAGCTCGTTGTCGTCGAGTTCGCGCTCGATCCGGTCGATGGCACGGTGGAAGACGTTCACCGTCGACCAGAGCAGGTCCTCGAGGTCGGGTTCAAGGCGGGTGACGCTGAATGCGCTGGCGTAGGCATCATAGATCCGCCGCTGCTCGTCGGTGAGCTGGTGCTCGACCAGTTCATACTCGACACCGTCATAGGAGAGAGAGCGGGCGGTGTAGAGGCCGAGCGCGCGCAAGTCGCGGGCCAGAACCTCCATTGCCGCGACGCCGCCCTCCTCGATTGCTTCGACGAACTCGGCGCGGGTGGCGAACGGAAAATCCTCCCCACCCCAGAGCCCGAGCCGTTGCGCATAGGCGAGATTGTGGACAGTGGTGGCGCCGGTCGCCGAAACATAGACGACGCGGGCGTTGGGCAGCGCGTGCTGCAAGCGCAAACCTGCACGGCCCTGCTGCGAGGGCGCGACATCGCCCCGCTCGCCCTTGCCCCCGGCGTTCTGCATGGCATGGCTCTCGTCGAAAATAATGACGCCGTCGAAGTCGGAGCCCAACCATTGAACGATCTGCCGGACGCGCGAAAGCTTCTCGCCGCGGTCGTCGGACCGCAGCGTAGCGTAGGTTAAAAATAGGATATCCTCGGAGAGAACGATCGGACGTCCCTGAGGAAAGCGCGAGAGCGGTGTGACGAGCAGACGCTCCATGCCCAGCGCCGACCAGTCGCGCTGGGCGTCCTCGAGCAGCTTGTCGGACTTGGAGAGCCAGACCGCGTCATCGCGCTCGTGCTCCGTGGTGTGGACGGTCGCCGCGTGGTCGGCGTCGGCCATTCTCAGGGGCTCGGGCAGCCAGCCGGTCTCCGCCAGGAGGCGTTCGGCCTCCTTGGCCATGTCGCCCTTCTTCAGATGATCGATGAGCTGGGCGGCCCGCTCGCCGGCGCCTTCCCGCACCGCCTCCAGGATGCGGCGCTTCGGCACCCGGCCGAGATAGTTCTCGACGGTCGGGCGCCACCCGGCTTCCACCATGTCGAGGTCGACGGCTTTGGCGATGCGATCGGCCTCAGTGATGCGCTGCTCGACGGTGTGCGGCGTGACCCCGCCGCCGTAGCGGTCACCCTTCTCGTACAGCGCGTTGACACCGAACGAGGCGCAGTGCGCAAAAAGCGGCGCCTGCTCGTCGCCGGAGAGGCCGGTGAGCCAATCCCATAGGCCCGCCTTGTCCTTCGGCATCCGCTCCTCCCAGCTCTTGTGGCGTGCGTCGATCGCCTTAGCCGCCGGCGTATCCTTCAGCCCCTGCGCCTGCATCGGGAAGCTGGCGCTGCGCACGGAGACCTCCATCGCCGCCCCATGGGAGAAATAGCGGGAGAAGACGTCGAGGCAGAATTTGTGCAGCACCGCCTGGAAGGCCACCGAAGGCGTGGTCGCCAGTTTGTCGCGCAGCGCCAGCGTCCGCTCCGCCGTGGTTCGGTCAGTAGACGGTCCGGGAGCGGCTTGACCGCATCATCGTCCTCATCCTCGGGCTCTGCAGCTTGGCCCGCGACGGTGATGACGGCGCGTTGG encodes:
- a CDS encoding outer membrane beta-barrel protein, translating into MRPQLLFCCVTTAALVAGGAVNSADLKPAVKAPPAVWRWTGGYIGGHVGGGYGQTSFSDSYGKSLYGDVVQTPVFLAGGQIGYNWQSERWVFGVELDASRAASDGTNTCLAASSSVISANCSAGPSVFATGTGRLGYAFGPHGQTLVYLKGGLAWQRNSGVVANNNEFASRTNPSGLAPQNSTRFDDGRVGGTIGVGVEQALTNAWSLSLEYDYLKFNGSSVATPPTLQYPPPATVPANTTGLSSSYHIGKLGLNYHFDALPQTPGWRDTPPYATKPTVSASPSGLADGWSLEGGTRLWLSRGRFQWDLGSTDLISRLTYHGLDGISGELFERLDSPWGIFLKGNIGVGRFNNGKMNDEDWGVDPLPYRNTISGQGNGRFTYYTADAGYDFLHGSTSKVGGFMGWSYYGQKSDTIGCVQIASPYAPCLAPGDKRIVGSQDTDWNALRIGLSAETMLLDRWRMSADVAYLPWTDFQGRDNHLLRPFTTFYDQRGSGGGGVQVEAVLSYFITKNFSVGVGGRYWAMWTPNQQKQLTTIAEEAGRRPVTHGPFPGDYRMERWGTFFQASYKFD